In a single window of the Diospyros lotus cultivar Yz01 chromosome 10, ASM1463336v1, whole genome shotgun sequence genome:
- the LOC127811290 gene encoding probable aldo-keto reductase 2 — protein sequence MAQVKRIKLGSQGLEVSAQGLGCMGMSAFYGPPKPEEDMIKLIHHAVDTGVTLLDTSESYGPHTNEILLGKALKGEIRKKVQLATKFGISFAPDGKRIVRGDPAYIRAACEASLKRLGTDYIDIYYQHRVDTKVPIEITMGELKKLVEEGKIKYVGLSEASPATIRRAHAVHPVTAVQIEWSLWSRDVEREVIPTCRELGIGIVAYSPLGRGFFSAGPKIMDSLASDDARKTLPRFNPENLEHNNIMFERVNQIAARKGCTPGQLALAWVLHQGDDVCPIPGTTKVENFNLNVGALSVKLTPEEMAELESIATEDAVKGDRYGGLVSTWENSDTPPLASWKAE from the exons atggCACAAGTGAAGAGGATTAAGCTCGGATCGCAAGGCCTCGAGGTCTCGGCGCAGGGCCTCGGGTGCATGGGGATGTCGGCGTTCTACGGCCCTCCGAAGCCTGAAGAAGACATGATCAAGCTCATCCACCACGCCGTCGACACCGGCGTCACGCTCCTCGACACCTCCGAGAGCTACGGCCCTCACACCAACGAGATCCTCCTCGGCAAG GCGTTGAAGGGTGAGATCAGGAAGAAGGTTCAGCTGGCGACCAAATTCGGCATCAGCTTTGCGCCGGACGGGAAGAGGATCGTGAGGGGCGATCCAGCCTACATCCGGGCGGCTTGCGAGGCCAGCTTGAAGCGGCTCGGCACCGATTACATCGATATCTACTACCAGCACCGTGTCGACACCAAAGTTCCGATTGAAATCACG ATGGGAGAACTCAAGAAACTGGTTGAGGAGGGCAAAATAAAGTACGTTGGTCTATCTGAGGCCTCTCCTGCAACAATTAGGAGGGCACATGCTGTTCATCCTGTTACAGCGGTACAAATTGAATGGTCCTTGTGGTCGAGAGATGTGGAGAGAGAAGTAATTCCTACTTGCAG GGAGCTGGGCATTGGGATTGTCGCATACAGTCCATTGGGAAGAGGATTCTTTTCAGCCGGCCCCAAGATAATGGATAGTTTGGCAAGTGACGATGCCCGGAAG ACTCTACCAAGGTTCAACCCCGAGAATCTCGAGCACAACAATATCATGTTCGAGCGGGTCAACCAAATCGCAGCAAGGAAGGGCTGCACCCCGGGGCAGCTAGCCCTGGCATGGGTTCTCCACCAAGGCGACGACGTGTGCCCCATTCCTGGAACCACCAAGGTCGAGAACTTCAACCTGAACGTCGGGGCTTTGTCAGTGAAGCTGACACCAGAAGAAATGGCCGAGCTCGAATCCATTGCCACCGAAGACGCCGTGAAGGGTGACAGATATGGTGGCCTGGTCTCTACCTGGGAGAACTCAGACACTCCACCCTTGGCATCGTGGAAGGCTGAATGA